The sequence below is a genomic window from Salminus brasiliensis chromosome 6, fSalBra1.hap2, whole genome shotgun sequence.
tactGTGAAAGGTGtttaatgaatgaaaatgatgatggcgatgatgatgatgatgatgatgtagaTTCCATAGGCCATTCACACAAGCTAATCCATGCATCGCTCCTATAATCACTCATAATCACGTTTGAAGAGTCATTTGCTGGTAATGGCTTTAATTCTGAACAGTACCCAGTTCCCACTGTGCCACAGTTGAATATGAGGAGCATGCTGAAGTACTATGAGAAAAGCTCACGGTTGCCTCACTTCATCAACACCGCTCCTTTCTTGTTGGTCAGAACTGTGTTGATTCACTTGCAACTATTTGACTCATTTGAATCATGTAAATTGAAGTGCCTGTATACTGGTATACAGTAACTGCATGTTGCAATGAGCAGTTCTGCCCACAAACGCACTGTTTATTGAAAGACTTCAGATGTGGCTGATTCACTAGTCTGGGCTAGTTGGGGGTTTTCAGAGAAGACTGTGGGCTCTTGTGGTGCtagtatataatatttatatatttattttttaatccaaCTATTCTTCCAATTTTAACTGAGTAAGATTTAGAAACAGTGCACACGTGTACTTTTCCTTCAGTACAGTATCTGCTACATCAGCCTGACTGCTATCTATGCTTTTGACTGTAACAGGGCCAGATATAAGATATAGGTGGATATaagtaaacaagcaaacaagcaTATGATACAGTTAATGTCTTTAAAATCAGTAGTTTATTGTTAATATTTGTgatctattattattgttgtatttattattattattattattattattattaataataataataataacaaattaacacatgtATTACATTAAGACAGTTTTTGCCAATCATATATAACAATAGCAgtttgttataataataataataataataatagtaataataatcataataataataataaaaatgatgatgacagtaaaaaaatctatattgacaacaacaataataataggaataaaaaatgatgacaccaataaataataataataacaataatagtaataaaaatgatgatgacagtaattaaataataaaacaataataataaaccagtGATTTATATGATATGATTTAATATGTCTAGCTGAGATATTATCATGATTGCACATTATActgcaaccactcagcaacatccTAGCATTCACCTGTGATAACATAGCAGCTGCTCAGCAACCCCCTAGTAACCACtgagcaactccatagcaagcgcttagcaaccaccaagcaactccatagcaaccacctaagataCAACAGCTACTGTCCATCTACCACCAAGCAACAATCCAGCAGCCACTAAGCACCTGAGACACCATGGCACCCATGTAGCAACATCATAACAACCTCTTAGTAACACCCTAGcagccactaagcaacaccaaagcaacactatagcatctAGCAACAACCTAAGAATACTGTAGCatccatctgggataccataatcCATAGCAGCAAACAAGCGACATCCAAGCAACCAcgtagcaacactatagcaaccgcctagcaatgccatagcaaccacctaaacatATTTTCAGGtgatatttttcacttttctgaTTGTCTGAAATAACACAAATATGTATCCTGCGTTTTCAGTGAGGTGCCTGCCCCAGTAGAAGCTGAAATGATGAGTCCGGGAACGGCCTGTCGAGAACTGGACTCCATAATGAACCAGCTGATGGGACTGGGGCTGGAGGTGAGTTTCACTACCCAGGTGACCTTCAGCTGAACTCTCTGCAGATGTAGTGCAGAGAGCATCTGCAGTTTAATGCATTGCACTTACACTGAGGACCCACAGGAGGGCAGTACAGGCCCAGTGACCTCCTGGACTGATGGCTGAATGGCTTTTCCTGTCCAGGACTGTTTATCAACCGTCATGCCAAACCGCTGACCTGCACAGAGGCTTGCAGACAATGTTTAGACTTAGTATGGCTGCTGACATCTTTAAGATcacttagctcttgaccagcataggatatgttttcatttgagatTGATGGTTTGGATGGTCAAACAGGATGAGCATGtgggtcaaccagtatgaccaacctgGTTGACTAACATGACTGAGCTGgtaaaccagtatgaccaagttgGTTGAGCAGTATGACTAAGCTGGCAAAACTGTttgaccagtatgactaagCTGATTGGCCAGTCTGACCAacctggttgaccaacatgataAACTGATAAACCAGTATGACTTGAGTTTGTTGGTTTGACCATGtgggtcaaccagcatggccaacctggtttgactaacatgaccaagctggtaaaccagtatgaccaagctggatgaccaTATGACTAAGCTGATCGGCTAGTTTGACCAACCTAGTTAACCAACAGGACAGAGCTGGTTGTCCATCTTAACCAAGCTGTTTGGTCAGTATAAGCAAGTTGGTTGAGCAGCATGgccaagctggttaaccagtatgaccaggttgaccagtttgaccaagctgATTGGCCAGTCTgatcaaactggttgaccaaATGACTGAGATTTATcaaacaaatgaaaacatatgCAATGGTGGTTAGAAGCTAGGTGCCCTGGGTGCcaagcttttcaaccaccttgaccatcagaGACCAGCTGGTCTTGAGTCTGGCAGGGAGGAACAGCGtacaaacagtaaaaacagaCTTTTTGAGGCTGGATTTCCATCCAAATCTATttcttacttctctctctctctctctctctcaggttccAGACCAGGTTCCTCCAACAAACCCACCACCACTTTCTCAGAAGACAGTAAAGGACCAGAAGCCTGAGGACAAGAATGAAACTGCTGGAGGAAAACAACAGGTGGGAAACGACACCACCAACAGCGTTCAGAAAGACACAGCAGTGCAGAAGCAGATGTCGAAGAACATTGATGCCATCGATGACCTGCTGGGGTCACTCAGCTCAGACATGGAGAAGATGGGCGTGCAAACGGCGGCCAAAGGTCACTGCGCCTCCTGCGGCAAATGCATTGCTGGGAAGGTAATGAGAACGAGAATGAGcctatgaacctattggcaccatgctgcctaatgccaggcgtgggctagaggggtgttataaagcccaccagtattgagctgtggagcagtggaagaactaatggtgatgagttggggagttggggatgatgaggtggcctgacctctctaacgctcttgttgctgaatgcaatcaaatcctcacagcaatgctcctacaaaatctagtagaaaaccttcctctctggacagtagagacagtaactccaacaggagctggataaactctttttaatacccttattTCTAAAGGAatgaacaagtgtcccaatacttttgtcaatttagtgtttCTTATACCTGCACTAATGAAGCAAGTGTTTCAAACCACTACCTTTGTCTCCGCTGCTCTGCCCCATTAGATGATCACGGCGCTGGGTCAGGTGTGGCACCCGGagcactttgtgtgtgtggtgtgtaaagAGGAACTGGGGACGCGGAGCTTCTTCGAGAGGGATGGGAAGCCGTACTGTGAGGCCGACTATCATGACCTGTTCTCACCGCGCTGCTCGTACTGCAAGGGCGCTATCCTACAGGTAACACACACTGCAACTCTAGCACTATATGGTTCAGCACTTTTCcagcccagtgtgtgtgtgtgtgttttaatgtgtgtttgtgtgtgtgtgtgtgtgtgtgtgtattctccTCTACAGAATATCCTGACAGCGATGGACCGCACGTGGCACCCAGAGCACTTCTTCTGTGCACACTGCGGAGAACGCTTTGGGACAGAGGGTGAGGGCGATAACACAGCACAGCATTACAGTACAGGGCAGGCGATGAGTCGCTGACAGGCATGTCCACCAGCAATCAGGCTTTATTTACTCAGCACCACAcagtgtgacacacacacacacacacacacacacacacaaacacacacacagcataaaaTAGCACATTATACACCCTCAACGCAGGGTTTATTAAAGCGAGATGAAGCCTCCTGATGCTCGTGAATAGGAATGCTTAAGCTCTTCCTGGTGTTCCTGTGCAGGGTTTCTGGAGCGGGACGGAAAGCCGTACTGCCCTCAGGATTTTTACCGCCTCTTCGCCCCCAAGTGTTCGGGCTGCGGAGAGCCGGTCAGAGAAAACTACCTCTCAGCAGCTAACGGCACCTGGCACCCCGACTGCTTCGTCTGCGCTGTGAgtgacttcacacacacacacacacacccattcaaacacacacacacccattcaaacacacacacacacacatacacaccaagaTTCTAACAACTACTGTAACAGAAAATCATCATTTTGTTCATAAAAGTTTTAACATGGCAGACATGAATACTATCAATAATCTCATCGCCcccctctatctctccctcttcctacttgatctctccctccttctctctctctcccttttcctaCTGgatctctccctccttctctctctctcccttttcctaCTGgatctctccctccttctctctctctcccttttcctactggatctctccctccctctctctctctcccttttcctactgaatctctctctccctctctctctccctccctctctctctcccttttcctactgaatctctctctccctctctctctccctacctctctctctcccttttcctactggatctctccctccctctctctctctcccttttcctactgaatctctctctccctctctctctccctccctctctctctcccttttcctactggatctctccctccctctctctctctcccttttcctactgaatctctctctccctctctctctccctccctctctctctcccttttcctactgaatctctctctccctctctctctccctacctctctctctctcccttttcctaCTGgatctctccctcctctctctctctctctctctctctctctctctctctctctctctctccctcttcctactgaatctctctctccctctctctctctccctccctctctctctctccctcttcctactgaatctctctctctctctctctctctctctccatcttcctactgaatctctctctccctctctctcaccctctctctctctctctccttcttactactgaatctctctctccctctctctctccctctctccatcttcctactgaatctctctctctctctgtctctctctctctctctctctctctctctctctccatcttcctactgaatctctctctctctctctctctctctctccctctctctctccctctctccatcttcctactgaatctctctctctctctgtctctctctctctctctctctccatcttcctactgaatctctctctctctctctctctctctctctcactctttctcgctctctctctctccctcttactactaaatctctctctctctctctctttctctctctctccatcttcctactgaatctctctctctctctctctctctctctctctctctctctctctctttctctctctctctctctctctccctcttactactaaatatctctctctctttctctctctctccatcttcctactgaatcgctctctctctctctctctctctctctctctccctctctctctctctctctctctctctctctctctctctctatttctctttctctatgttGCTGTCCCTCTCTTCCCCCCACTCTTCTTCTCCCcatctttctcactttctctctatcATCccatacctctctctctctctctctctctctctctctctctctctctctctctctctatcagtatcaatctttccatccatctctctctttctgtccctcttgctttctctcatctctctctctttactgtaaATGGTAAaagtgaataaataataataataagaaatattaTACATATCAAATACATACATctattttatacacatatttatatgtatatacacatatacttatgtattctctctctctctctctctctctctctctctctctctctctctcaggactgTCTGAAGCCCTTCACGGATGGGTGTTTTCTGGAGATGGACGGTCGCCCCCTGTGCTCTCAGCACTATCACTCCAGGCAGGGCACTCTCTGCGGGACGTGCGGGGCGCCTATCTCTGGCCGCTGCATCGCAGCGCTCGACCGGAAGTTCCACCCTGAGCACTTTGTGTGTGCCTTCTGTCTGCGGCAGCTCAGCCAGGGCGTGTTCAAGGAGCAGGGGGGGAAGCCCTACTGCTCCGTCTGCCACACCAAACTCTTCCTGTAGGCCAGCGGAGTGGAGCGGCTCTCACACCCCTCGACCCTCACACCCCTGTGCACCTGTCCCCACAGCACCTGCTCCAACACCCCTGATTAACCCTCAACCCCAGTTCACACTCAGCTCTAACAGTTTGAAAGGGCCCATAGAGCAGAAAAATGActtgccttgttttttttttgttgtttttttttataataaaagtgTGCTGTATAAAAATAATGTTCTTATAcagtaaattatattaaaaagtgtcctgttttgtaaaaaatataacataaataGTGTACCATTCACTGGGTCCATCCAGCCTAAATGTAGAAACTAGGCTGCAAACAACAGACACATGTACAGGTATCAGCCTATTCAAAtgacagcagtttagctccgcccccAACAACCCTGAAGTTATAATGAGAGTTTAAGCTGTAAGTGCTTTTTTATTGAGATCcaacacagggcagccaatcagaacagaggtaaTTTACATATTGTTGCAATCATGCCAAAATATcctatctccaaaatagcaaccttcttaactttcgaTGGAAGACAACAAGACAACAAGAAGCATTTGAAGCATTcccattggtccattcctcatgaaatttaagacaccccttctgaatggtgaattcagctactttaggtccACCCATCAGTAACACAGGGGTACCCGAGTGCACTTCTATTGTTATGGAGCCTTTATGGTGTGTTATAGAGTGTTATAGAGAGTGTCATACTGTACTATAGCACACATTCAGTGTTATAGcacatttgtatgtgtgtactgTAGTGAAATTATAGTGTATGTTAGTGCATTTATTGTGTgctgtagtgtgtatagttATTTAGCACATTTACGGTGTACTATGGCACATTTATAGTGTACTTTACCAAATGTGTATAATATTATGCTTACAGAGTACTATAGCATGATCATACTGTACTATAGCGCAGTCATTGTGTACTATAGCACAGTTATAGTGTGCTATAGTACATTAATAGCGTACTATAGCATGTTTATAGTTTACTATAGCATGTTTACAGTGCAATAGCACATTAACAGAGTACTATAGGGCAGGCAGAGTGTACTATAGTATGCTTACAGTGTACTATAGCATTATTATAGTGTACTATAGTGCATTTATAGTGTAGAAGTAAAATTGCCTCCCTTTAttcttcttcacacacacacacacacacacacacacacacacatatatatagtttattctTTGTTATATTtcacttttaataaaatgtcttaatACATTTGTAAACTGAGCTTTGTGAActaagtttttttttagctatagctcttcattatctctctgtccagcatctactcacactaatacttcataacctgctcctacattagctatagctcttcattatctctctgtccagcatctACTCACACTAATACTTCAtgacctgctcctacattagctatagctcttcattatctctctgtccagcacctactcacactaatacttcataacctgctcctacattagctatagctcttcattatccctctgtccagcatctactcacactaatacttcataacctgctcctacattagctatagctcttcattatccctctgtccagcatctactcacactaatacttcataacctgctcctacattaactatagctcttcattatctctctgtccagcatctactcacactcatacttcataacctgctcttacattagctatagctcttcattatctctctgtccaacATCTACTCACACtaatacttcataacctgctcttacattagctatagctcttcattatctctctgtccagcatctactcacactaatacttcataacctgctcctacattagctacagCCCTTcgttatctctctgtccagcatctACTCACACTAATACTTCAtgacctgctcctacattagctatagctcttcattatcccTCTGTCCAGCATCTACTCACACTAATACTTCAtgacctgctcctacattagctatagctcttcattatctctctgtccagcatctactcacactaatacttcataacctgctcttacattagctatagctcttcattatctctctgtccagcatctactcacactaatacttcataacctgctcctacattagctacagCCCTTcgttatctctctgtccagcatctACTCACACTAATACTTCAtgacctgctcctacattagctatagctcttcattatcccTCTGTCCAGCATCTACTCACACTAATACTTCAtgacctgctcctacattagctatagctcttcattatctctctgtccagcatctACTCACACTAATACTTCATGACCTGCTCCTACAtcagctatagctcttcattatccctctgtccagcatctactcacactaatacttcataacctgctcctacatcagctatagctcttcattatccctctgtccagcatctactcacactaatacttcataacctgctcctacattagctatagctcttcattatctctctgtccagcatctactcacactaatacttcataacctgctcctacattagctatagctcttcattatctctctgtccagcatctACTCACACTAATACTTCATGACCTGCTCCTACAtcagctatagctcttcattatccctctgtccagcatctactcacactaatacttcataacctgctcctacattagctatagctcttcattatctctctgtccagcacctactcacctACTTTCTGAACCAATTCATTTGTGTAGGGTTTAAGAGAGTTTAACAATTAAGAGGCCGGTCAAACATGTGGGGCTCAGTTAGAAAGAGAAAGTGGGGTGGGGGAGTCGGAGACGCGGGGGTCTTGGCCCTATAAAAACCGCGGGAGTTAGAAGGCTGTCTGAGTTTCAGGGTGCTGCAGGTTGGGGTGACATTTACGACCGCTGAGCTGGGGCAGGGGAGGCTGATGGGCTGCAGTAGAGTGTGAAGACTAACAGGGTTAAAAGAGCGAGACGTCCACTCAGGCGAGCCGAAACCCGACCCTCTGGACCCAAATGGCCTGCAGCCCCTCATTCACCCCATTCAGCTTTAGGGCCACGACATGGGTCACGGCATGCTGAATAACGCCCAACCTGGCAACACAGACTAATAAACAATAAAGGCAATAACTGTCGAATAAGTCACAGCTGCCTGGGACATGGTAGTATATTAACCCCGTCACTGACGAAGCGCAGTAAGTGGACACTGGGGCCTtgtaaaggaacagagagaggcaCATGGAGTAGGAGCTGGGGTTGCCTGAACTAGGCTTAGTGGTGGCTGATGCTTCCTAAAACAGGGGAAGTGCAGCTGATGATAACCTAATGGCAGAATATGTTCATATCTGCTGAAGGCATTGTTTTAAAAACCTTACTGCAACAACAGGCTACAACTGTGGGTTCTTTTAGAGGAGTGTGAGAGCAGCTGGGCTTCAGCATAGCTGgtcaccaacaacaacaaaaacaaatctcTTGTGTTTTTAACACCGGTATACTGGTCAATCAGATGCAACTAGCACCAGACCACCaaaaccagcatatgttgtgttttgaaccctgacatactggtcaaccagtaccacaccagcataaaccagcatatgttgtgttttgaaccctcacatactggtcaaccagcaccagaccagcataaaccagcatatgttgtgttttgaaccctcacatactggtcaaccagtaccacaccagcataaaccagtatatgttgtgttttgaaccctcacatactggtcaaccagcaccagaccagcataaaccagcatatgttgtgttttgaacacactggtcaaccagtacctcatcagcaccagaccagtataaaccagtatatgttgtgttttgaaccctgacatactggtcaaccagcaccagaccagcataaaccagcatatgttgtgttttgaacacactggtcaaccagtacctCATCAGCACCAGACCGGTATAAAACAGCATATATTGTTTTGAACCCTgacatactggtcaaccagcatcagACCAGCATCAACCAGCATATGTTGTTTTAAACCCTgatatactggtcaaccagtacctcatcagcaccagaccagcaaagaaaactttattatattatatattatatctgctcactggtatgctggtcaaccagcaccacactAACAGCAGACCAGCATGAACCAGTATGTGCTGTATTTGTAATACCAGTATGCTGGccatctaaaaaaacaaacaaaccacaaaACACCAGACCAGCAaaaaccagcatatgttgtgttttgaaccCTGACGTACTGATCAACCAGTACCTCAttagcaccagaccagcataaaccagcatatgttgtTTTGAACCCTGACACACttgtcaaccagcaccagaccagcataaaccagtatatgttcCTTTGGACCCTGacacactggtcaaccagtacctCATCAGCACCAGAcgagcataaaccagcatatgttgtgttttgaaccCGGACATACTGGTCAACTAGCACCACACCAGCAAATGTAGTTTTCTGATTgctgtcatgctggtcaaccagcaccagaccagcatgaACCAGTATGTGCTGTATTTGTAATACCGGTATGCTGGCcatccaaaaaacaaacaaacaaaaaaccccaaacaaaacagcaaaaaccAGCAGTTCTTGTGTTATGAACGCTGGCATGCTGCTTACACCAGCTCCAGACCATCATAAACCAGTTAAGACCAGCACAGGATTCAATGCTGGCTGAAAGGGATTTACTCTTAATTTATCACAGTGGTTCTGAACAGTACTGCTGTACTGCACAGTGTTCTTGAGTGTCCAGAATTAAGATCCAGACACTGCAGTTCAGTGAGAACTGAAACATATTGACTTCTCTTTGTAATGTTTTATGATGTTTAAAACAGGCTTTATTAAACAAttcaaaagaaataaaactTTAAAGGACGTTGGCCGGTGTCGTGGCACATCCTGTCCCCtcgactgttccattggttaaaatcgtGCACATGATTAATCTGCCATATTCATGCGGCTGAtgtacttatatgccagattaagatttaaagaaaatgatatttactgatcattactgagaagcTTTTATCTGGATAAAGTGTCGCCATCtaactttattaattaaatgtgaATCACATATTAGCACAAGTTAAACAACATAATACTGCTGTCACGGTTTGTCACAAGACAAACGGACGTACTCGCTGGATCTTTTAATACagggaaaataaaacaaaccaaacagaaTCCAACCAAGCACAAAACTTACCAAATAAACAACGCAAGAATCCCGTAAACAGGCCAAATCGACTGAAACAGAGGGTTACTTTTACAAAGACTAACAAGGGAGTCACTAGGAACACCTGGGACAAACAAGGGGGTGTGGCTAccaaggagacactggtggagagactaatggacaggcgtggctagagcagacaagacacaaacagagccatgtgctacCAAAAGGTAAAGCTAGCTATCCTGCACTTGCTATCTGCTATCAAACTAATTTTGTgtaagatcagcagataatcggaatccaaataaaataataaagtgataaaaaacaaaaaaaacaaccgctagataaaacacactgtgggGGGTCAACtcagctggctaaccagtagcaagctaggctagctaatacaatcgaggggggatcagctcgactggctaacaaGTAGCATGCTAGTTACATGCTGGTTAACatattgggtcctaaatggtccttctgtaagatgacgtcagaggggataggatgtgtctttttctctattaaagcttctgtgttgGAGCTTTGTCGTGTTCCAGGCTGAAGTTCTCGACAAAACTACACTCAGATATTAAAAGAACCTTAAACAGGTTcctctagacagtttattaggcacattagccacacatttatttaattctcCCGCCCATAAATTCAGGGATGCGCTAGCTAGCTTTTTTACTTGTGattaattagta
It includes:
- the lpxn gene encoding leupaxin — encoded protein: MDELDILLEELAQSSVKSSPAPAPPLTLALSTSVNVSVQSQSSGAGSGQVGAKNVYSEVPAPVEAEMMSPGTACRELDSIMNQLMGLGLEVPDQVPPTNPPPLSQKTVKDQKPEDKNETAGGKQQVGNDTTNSVQKDTAVQKQMSKNIDAIDDLLGSLSSDMEKMGVQTAAKGHCASCGKCIAGKMITALGQVWHPEHFVCVVCKEELGTRSFFERDGKPYCEADYHDLFSPRCSYCKGAILQNILTAMDRTWHPEHFFCAHCGERFGTEGFLERDGKPYCPQDFYRLFAPKCSGCGEPVRENYLSAANGTWHPDCFVCADCLKPFTDGCFLEMDGRPLCSQHYHSRQGTLCGTCGAPISGRCIAALDRKFHPEHFVCAFCLRQLSQGVFKEQGGKPYCSVCHTKLFL